From Pseudomonas sp. G.S.17, the proteins below share one genomic window:
- a CDS encoding extensin family protein: MRGSTVFLVFVLLCGAAVAALWRGWIEVPDIWNPWAPLDIKAEPNFLTPYKLSRLQNDPQLCDQALGSSSLRFSHQADSDPSATCPLQNVLRMQGGDVALSSSFLASCRLAVAYALFDVHTLQPAAQAVFGQKVTRIDHLGSFACRNVYSRSEGRLSQHATANALDIAGFRLEDGQRISVLGDWKDTGDKGRFLRQVRDGACRSFNTVLGPDYNAAHRNHFHLDMGRWSVCR, from the coding sequence ATGCGTGGTTCGACGGTATTTCTGGTCTTTGTGCTGCTGTGTGGCGCTGCCGTTGCGGCGCTGTGGCGGGGCTGGATCGAGGTGCCGGACATCTGGAATCCCTGGGCGCCGCTGGACATCAAGGCCGAGCCGAACTTCCTGACGCCGTACAAGCTGTCGCGCCTGCAAAACGATCCGCAGCTGTGCGATCAAGCGCTCGGCAGTTCGTCGCTGCGTTTCAGTCATCAGGCCGACAGCGATCCGTCTGCAACCTGTCCGCTGCAAAACGTCCTGCGCATGCAGGGCGGGGATGTGGCCTTGAGCAGCAGCTTTCTCGCCAGTTGCCGGTTGGCGGTGGCTTATGCGCTGTTCGACGTCCACACCTTGCAGCCCGCCGCCCAAGCGGTATTCGGTCAGAAGGTGACGCGCATCGATCATCTGGGCAGCTTCGCCTGTCGCAATGTGTACAGCCGCAGCGAAGGTCGTCTGAGCCAGCACGCGACGGCCAATGCTCTGGATATTGCCGGCTTTCGCCTGGAGGACGGTCAGCGGATCAGTGTGCTTGGGGACTGGAAGGATACCGGGGACAAAGGCCGGTTTTTGCGTCAGGTGCGTGATGGCGCCTGCAGGAGCTTCAATACGGTGTTGGGGCCGGATTATAACGCTGCCCATCGCAACCATTTCCACCTGGATATGGGCCGCTGGAGTGTTTGTCGTTAA
- a CDS encoding energy transducer TonB, whose translation MSEIQQTSIGYLSHAGDFSLRNSRALGSVTQLWSDAFARAMAEQIGDSTEVSAESAAVVTDIATGEPIAGARTLGKIVEQRACPVADVQRKPPEPLFLPIAEFELDLLPPPNEPFSLGEMIAQQRHLEFDSTWVRPTVLNPYDDSVIPGPGPEPRPLHLPIAEFEWELADKPALPLDDATVVAQQRQFDYENGWARPIVLQNLRMAA comes from the coding sequence ATGTCAGAGATTCAGCAAACATCCATAGGCTACTTATCCCACGCGGGTGATTTCAGCCTGCGTAATTCCCGAGCATTGGGTAGCGTTACCCAGCTCTGGTCGGATGCATTTGCCCGTGCGATGGCTGAACAGATTGGCGACAGCACCGAGGTCTCGGCAGAATCCGCCGCCGTTGTTACTGATATCGCCACCGGCGAACCGATTGCCGGGGCTCGTACTCTTGGCAAGATCGTCGAACAGCGCGCCTGCCCGGTTGCCGATGTACAGCGCAAGCCGCCTGAGCCGTTGTTCCTGCCAATTGCCGAGTTCGAACTGGACTTGCTGCCGCCACCGAACGAACCGTTCAGCCTTGGCGAAATGATTGCCCAGCAGCGCCATCTTGAGTTCGATAGCACCTGGGTGCGCCCGACCGTGCTCAATCCATACGACGACAGCGTCATTCCGGGCCCTGGTCCAGAGCCGCGCCCACTGCATCTGCCGATTGCCGAATTCGAATGGGAATTGGCCGACAAGCCTGCGCTGCCGCTGGACGACGCCACCGTCGTAGCGCAACAGCGCCAGTTTGACTACGAAAATGGCTGGGCACGCCCAATCGTCCTGCAAAACCTGCGCATGGCTGCTTAA
- a CDS encoding efflux RND transporter permease subunit — MHFNLSEWALRNRQIVLYLMIVLAVVGALSYTKLGQSEDPPFTFKAMVIRTMWPGASAEEVALQVTDRIEKKLMETGEYERIVSFSRPGESTVTFVTRDSMFSAALPELFYQIRKKISDIRQNLPPGIQGPFFNDEFGTTFGNIYALTGNGFDYAVLKDYADRIQLQLQRVKDVGKVELIGLQDEKIWIELSNVKLATLGLPLAAVQQALEAQNAVAATSFFETPTERVQLRVSGRFQTVEEIREFPIRVGDRTLRISDLAEVHRGFNDPPAPRMRFMGEDALGLAVAMKEGGDILVLGKALEGEFSRIQKNLPAGMELRKVSDQPAAVKTGVGEFVRVLAEALGIVLLVSFFSLGMRTGMVVALAIPLVLAMTFACMYYLGIGLHKISLGALVLALGLLVDDAIIAVEMMAIKMEQGYDRMRAASFAWTSTAFPMLTGTLITAAGFLPIATAQSSTGEYTRSIFQVVTIALLASWVAAVVFVPYLGERLLPDLAKIHAEKHGAGVFDPYATPFYKRVRGLVGWCVRRRKTVIVLTVGLFVLSVVMFKYVPQQFFPASGRLELMIDLKLTEGASLSNTADQVKRLEQMLKDHDGIDNYVSYVGTGSPRFYLPLDQQLPAASFAQFVVLAKSIEDRETLRTWLITNLNEQFPTLRSRVTRLENGPPVGYPVQFRVSGEHIDEVRALARKVAAKVRDNPHVANVHLDWEEPSKVVYLNVDQDRARALGVTTASLSKFLQSSLTGSSVSQYREDDELIEILLRGTANERQQLGALASLAVPTDNGASVALSQVATLEYGFEEGIIWHRNRLPNVTVRADIYGKEQPATLVQQIMPTLQGVRDELPDGYLLEVGGTVEDSARGQNSVKAGVPLFIVVVLTLLMIQLRSFSRMFMVFLTAPLGLIGVTLFLLVFNQPFGFVAMLGTIALSGMIMRNSVILVDQIEQDIAGGLDQWQAIIEATVRRFRPIVLTALAAVLAMIPLSRSVFFGPMAVAIMGGLIVATALTLLFLPALYAAWFRVKKID; from the coding sequence ATGCACTTCAATCTTTCCGAATGGGCGCTGCGCAATCGGCAAATCGTCCTGTACCTGATGATCGTTCTGGCTGTCGTCGGTGCTCTTTCCTACACCAAGCTTGGGCAGAGCGAAGATCCGCCGTTCACTTTCAAAGCCATGGTGATTCGTACGATGTGGCCGGGCGCCAGCGCGGAAGAAGTGGCGCTGCAAGTCACTGATCGCATCGAGAAGAAACTCATGGAAACCGGGGAGTACGAGCGCATCGTTTCGTTCTCGCGACCCGGTGAATCGACGGTGACCTTCGTGACCCGCGATTCGATGTTTTCCGCCGCGCTGCCCGAACTGTTCTATCAGATCCGCAAGAAAATCAGCGACATCCGCCAGAACCTGCCGCCGGGGATTCAGGGGCCGTTCTTCAACGACGAATTCGGCACCACGTTCGGCAATATCTATGCGCTGACCGGCAACGGCTTTGACTACGCCGTGCTCAAGGACTACGCCGACCGCATCCAGCTGCAATTGCAGCGGGTCAAGGATGTGGGCAAGGTCGAGCTGATCGGCTTGCAGGACGAGAAGATCTGGATCGAGCTGTCCAACGTCAAGCTCGCCACCCTTGGCTTGCCACTGGCGGCTGTACAGCAAGCGCTTGAAGCGCAGAACGCAGTTGCGGCCACCAGTTTTTTTGAAACGCCCACCGAGCGGGTGCAGTTGCGGGTCAGCGGACGCTTCCAGACCGTCGAAGAAATTCGCGAGTTTCCGATCCGCGTCGGCGATCGTACGCTGCGCATCAGTGATCTGGCCGAAGTGCATCGCGGCTTCAACGACCCGCCCGCGCCGCGCATGCGCTTCATGGGTGAGGATGCGCTGGGTCTGGCGGTGGCGATGAAGGAAGGCGGCGACATTCTGGTGCTGGGCAAGGCCCTGGAAGGCGAGTTTTCCCGCATCCAGAAAAACCTTCCGGCCGGCATGGAGCTGCGCAAGGTCTCCGATCAGCCTGCCGCCGTGAAGACCGGCGTCGGCGAGTTCGTCCGGGTGCTGGCTGAAGCCTTGGGCATCGTGTTGCTGGTGAGTTTCTTTTCCCTTGGCATGCGCACGGGCATGGTCGTGGCGCTGGCGATTCCGCTGGTCCTTGCGATGACCTTCGCCTGCATGTATTACCTGGGAATCGGCCTGCACAAGATTTCCCTCGGCGCGCTGGTGCTGGCGCTGGGCTTGCTGGTGGATGACGCGATCATTGCTGTGGAAATGATGGCAATCAAGATGGAGCAGGGCTACGACCGGATGCGCGCAGCGAGTTTCGCCTGGACCAGCACCGCGTTCCCGATGCTCACCGGGACGCTGATTACCGCAGCGGGCTTTTTGCCGATTGCCACGGCGCAGTCGAGCACCGGCGAATACACCCGCTCGATCTTCCAGGTGGTCACCATTGCCTTGCTCGCGTCATGGGTCGCGGCGGTGGTGTTTGTGCCGTATCTGGGCGAACGGTTGCTGCCGGATCTGGCGAAAATCCATGCCGAGAAACACGGCGCGGGCGTTTTTGATCCCTATGCGACGCCGTTCTATAAGCGCGTGCGGGGTCTTGTCGGCTGGTGCGTTCGTCGTCGCAAGACAGTGATCGTTTTGACGGTAGGACTTTTCGTGCTGTCAGTGGTGATGTTCAAGTACGTGCCCCAGCAGTTCTTTCCGGCTTCGGGTCGACTGGAGCTGATGATCGATCTGAAACTCACCGAAGGTGCTTCGTTGAGCAACACCGCCGATCAGGTCAAGCGGCTGGAACAGATGCTCAAGGATCACGACGGCATCGACAATTACGTTTCCTACGTGGGCACCGGTTCACCGCGTTTCTATCTGCCGCTGGATCAGCAACTGCCTGCGGCGAGTTTCGCCCAGTTCGTGGTGCTGGCCAAATCCATCGAGGACCGGGAAACCCTGCGCACTTGGCTGATCACCAACCTCAACGAACAATTCCCGACCTTGCGGTCACGGGTCACGCGCCTGGAAAACGGCCCGCCCGTGGGTTATCCGGTGCAGTTCCGGGTCAGCGGCGAGCACATTGACGAGGTCCGGGCTCTGGCGCGCAAAGTGGCGGCCAAGGTTCGTGACAATCCTCATGTGGCCAATGTGCATCTGGACTGGGAAGAACCCAGCAAAGTGGTGTATCTGAATGTCGATCAGGACCGCGCCCGGGCGCTCGGCGTCACAACGGCCAGCCTGTCGAAATTCCTGCAAAGCTCGCTCACCGGTTCCAGCGTGAGCCAGTACCGCGAGGACGATGAACTGATCGAAATTCTCCTGCGCGGCACCGCCAATGAACGTCAGCAACTGGGCGCGCTGGCGAGTCTGGCGGTGCCCACCGACAACGGCGCCAGTGTCGCCTTGTCGCAAGTGGCGACCCTGGAATACGGCTTTGAAGAAGGCATTATCTGGCACCGCAACCGACTGCCCAATGTCACGGTGCGCGCCGATATCTACGGCAAGGAGCAACCGGCGACGCTGGTCCAGCAAATCATGCCGACCTTGCAAGGCGTGCGCGATGAATTGCCGGATGGCTATCTGCTGGAAGTGGGCGGTACGGTCGAGGATTCGGCGCGGGGCCAGAATTCGGTCAAGGCTGGCGTACCGCTGTTCATCGTGGTGGTGCTGACCTTGCTGATGATCCAGCTGCGCAGCTTTTCGCGGATGTTCATGGTATTTCTGACTGCGCCGTTGGGGCTGATTGGCGTGACGCTGTTCCTGCTGGTGTTCAATCAGCCATTCGGTTTCGTGGCCATGCTCGGCACCATCGCCTTGTCGGGGATGATCATGCGCAACTCGGTGATTCTGGTCGATCAGATCGAACAGGATATTGCCGGCGGACTGGATCAGTGGCAGGCGATTATCGAGGCCACGGTGCGGCGTTTCCGACCTATCGTGCTGACCGCGCTGGCGGCGGTGCTGGCGATGATTCCGCTGTCACGCAGTGTGTTCTTCGGCCCGATGGCGGTAGCGATCATGGGCGGCCTGATCGTTGCGACCGCGCTGACGTTACTGTTTTTGCCTGCGCTGTATGCAGCGTGGTTTCGGGTGAAGAAGATCGATTGA
- a CDS encoding efflux RND transporter periplasmic adaptor subunit gives MLRNARSVVLPVTLISLLAACGQEVAAPVFVRPAMVVQPLPSSQSMDSYPGEVRARFEPDLAFRIAGKVSKRWVEEGQRVKANQPLAELDAQDVRLQQEATRAQVAAAEANLQLVRSERDRYKTLMERQMVSRSQFDNAENLYRSGEARLKQIRAELTVADNQTSYAVLRAPQDGVVAKRLVEVGQVVAAGQTVFTLAADGEREVLISLPEQNFSRFKVGQPVAVELWTQREQRFPGRIRELSPAADPRSRTFAARIAFAGGKIPAELGQSAQVFIQAEQVVPLAVPLSAVTSENGVHYVWRVEAGNTLKRVTVRLGPYGQESVPVLDGLAASDWIVAAGVHVLHEGEQVRPVDRENRAVKLAAKE, from the coding sequence ATGTTACGCAATGCTCGCTCTGTCGTGCTGCCCGTCACCCTGATTTCGTTGCTGGCCGCTTGCGGTCAGGAGGTCGCGGCGCCGGTTTTCGTGCGTCCGGCGATGGTGGTGCAGCCCTTGCCGTCATCCCAGTCCATGGACAGCTACCCCGGTGAAGTGCGGGCGCGCTTCGAGCCGGACCTGGCATTTCGCATCGCTGGCAAAGTCAGCAAGCGCTGGGTTGAAGAGGGGCAGCGGGTCAAGGCCAATCAACCCCTGGCCGAACTGGATGCACAGGATGTTCGTCTGCAACAGGAAGCCACCCGCGCCCAGGTGGCGGCAGCCGAGGCCAACTTGCAGCTGGTGCGCTCCGAACGCGATCGCTACAAGACGCTGATGGAGCGGCAGATGGTCAGCCGTTCGCAATTCGATAACGCAGAAAACCTCTACCGCTCCGGCGAAGCGCGGCTCAAGCAGATCAGAGCCGAGCTGACCGTTGCTGACAACCAGACCAGCTATGCCGTGCTGCGCGCTCCGCAGGATGGCGTGGTTGCCAAGCGGCTGGTGGAAGTCGGCCAGGTCGTCGCAGCGGGGCAAACGGTATTTACCCTGGCGGCGGATGGCGAGCGTGAAGTGCTGATCAGCCTGCCGGAACAGAACTTCTCGCGCTTCAAGGTCGGCCAGCCGGTGGCGGTGGAATTGTGGACCCAGCGCGAACAGCGTTTCCCGGGCCGGATCCGCGAGCTGTCACCGGCCGCCGATCCGCGCTCGCGCACCTTCGCTGCGCGCATTGCCTTTGCTGGCGGCAAGATCCCCGCCGAGCTGGGGCAGAGCGCTCAGGTGTTCATCCAGGCCGAACAGGTCGTGCCGTTGGCAGTGCCGCTGTCGGCGGTGACGTCCGAGAATGGCGTGCATTACGTCTGGCGTGTCGAAGCTGGCAATACGCTGAAGCGCGTGACGGTCAGGCTTGGGCCTTATGGACAGGAATCGGTGCCGGTGCTCGACGGGCTGGCGGCCAGCGACTGGATCGTGGCCGCCGGTGTGCATGTGCTGCATGAGGGTGAGCAGGTACGCCCGGTGGATCGCGAGAACCGCGCGGTCAAACTGGCGGCGAAGGAGTAA
- a CDS encoding YbaY family lipoprotein: MKNLALILMTAMLGACSTFQSNSQASLDGEVFYLQRMALPPSATLSVTLQDVSLVDAPAVVLARQSGPIKGQVPLPFHLQYDSKQIQPGHRYAVSARIESDGQLLFISTDHYSVKLDGSDQQPLRIRLNPPR; this comes from the coding sequence ATGAAAAATCTTGCACTCATCCTCATGACTGCGATGCTCGGTGCTTGCAGCACCTTTCAGTCCAACAGTCAGGCCAGCCTCGATGGCGAAGTCTTCTATCTGCAGCGCATGGCCCTGCCGCCTTCGGCAACCTTGAGCGTCACCTTGCAGGACGTCTCGCTGGTTGACGCCCCTGCCGTGGTGCTGGCGCGTCAGAGCGGACCGATAAAAGGCCAGGTGCCGCTGCCTTTTCATCTGCAATACGACAGCAAGCAGATTCAACCCGGCCATCGTTATGCCGTCAGCGCGCGCATTGAGTCAGATGGCCAATTGCTGTTTATCAGCACCGATCACTACAGCGTCAAGCTGGACGGCAGCGATCAACAGCCGCTGCGCATCCGCCTGAATCCGCCACGCTGA
- a CDS encoding DUF4197 domain-containing protein has product MLRSPSTFASLCAGLLLSANVFAASLNDLSQADATGGLKDALTQGAQIAVKQLGKPGGFSNNQDVRIELPGSLGKVAKKMKQFGMGAQVDQLETSMNQAAEAAMPQAQTLLVDAVKKMTVADAKGILSGGKDSATQYLNSTSREQIRAKFLPIVKQATDKVGLAQKYNSFAGQAATLGVLDAKSSNIEGYVTEQALNGLFEMIAKQEETIRANPAAAATSLAKKVFGSL; this is encoded by the coding sequence ATGCTTCGCTCCCCGTCTACCTTTGCCAGCCTGTGCGCAGGCTTGCTGCTGTCGGCCAACGTATTTGCCGCATCCTTGAACGATCTGTCCCAGGCGGATGCAACCGGCGGCCTCAAGGACGCGCTGACCCAGGGCGCGCAGATAGCGGTCAAGCAACTGGGCAAGCCCGGCGGCTTCAGCAACAACCAGGACGTACGCATTGAACTGCCGGGCAGTCTGGGCAAGGTTGCGAAGAAAATGAAACAGTTCGGCATGGGCGCGCAGGTCGACCAGCTGGAAACCAGCATGAACCAGGCCGCTGAAGCCGCCATGCCGCAAGCGCAGACGTTGCTGGTGGATGCCGTGAAAAAGATGACCGTGGCTGACGCCAAGGGCATTCTCAGCGGTGGCAAGGATTCCGCCACGCAGTACCTGAACAGCACCAGTCGCGAACAGATCCGCGCCAAGTTCCTGCCTATCGTCAAGCAAGCCACGGACAAGGTTGGCCTGGCGCAGAAGTACAACTCGTTCGCCGGTCAGGCCGCGACGTTGGGTGTTCTGGATGCGAAAAGCTCGAACATCGAGGGCTACGTGACGGAACAGGCGCTGAACGGTTTGTTCGAAATGATCGCCAAACAGGAAGAAACCATCCGCGCCAACCCGGCCGCAGCGGCGACGAGTCTGGCGAAGAAGGTGTTTGGGTCGTTGTAA
- a CDS encoding class I SAM-dependent methyltransferase, with amino-acid sequence MSEQPAGSRIRVEALASNGQEQAEQWAQRLGLPLQDAEADFALQVTEDGLQLQQLSDDAPGPVRVDFVEGAVAHRRLFGGGSGQMIAKAVGIQPGVRPRVLDATAGLGKDAFVLASLGCEMSLIERQPIIAALLEDGLLRGRQDREVGSIIGQMRLLTGNSIELIRSWEGEPPQVIYLDPMFPHREKTALVKKEMRLFRPLVGDDMDAPALLEAALVLATHRVVVKRPRKAPCIDGPKPSYALDGKSSRYDIYPKKALKSG; translated from the coding sequence ATGAGTGAGCAACCAGCGGGCAGCCGCATCCGGGTCGAAGCCCTGGCAAGCAATGGGCAGGAGCAGGCAGAGCAATGGGCCCAGCGCCTGGGTTTGCCGTTACAGGACGCCGAAGCTGATTTCGCTTTGCAAGTCACCGAGGACGGTTTGCAGTTGCAGCAACTGAGCGACGACGCGCCGGGCCCGGTACGCGTGGACTTTGTTGAAGGCGCTGTTGCCCATCGCCGTCTGTTCGGTGGCGGCAGCGGACAGATGATCGCCAAGGCGGTGGGCATCCAGCCCGGTGTGCGTCCACGGGTGCTGGACGCCACGGCCGGGCTGGGCAAAGACGCCTTCGTCCTCGCCAGCCTGGGTTGCGAAATGAGCCTGATCGAACGTCAGCCGATCATCGCTGCGTTGCTTGAGGACGGTTTGCTGCGCGGTCGGCAGGATCGCGAAGTAGGCTCGATCATTGGCCAGATGCGCTTGCTGACCGGCAATTCCATCGAGCTGATTCGCAGCTGGGAAGGCGAACCGCCACAGGTGATCTACCTCGATCCGATGTTCCCGCACAGGGAAAAGACCGCGCTGGTAAAGAAGGAAATGCGCTTGTTCCGGCCGCTGGTGGGCGACGACATGGACGCGCCGGCACTCCTCGAAGCCGCACTGGTATTGGCGACGCACCGCGTGGTGGTCAAACGCCCGCGCAAAGCGCCGTGCATCGACGGCCCGAAACCGAGTTACGCGCTGGATGGCAAATCCAGTCGTTATGACATTTATCCGAAGAAGGCGTTGAAGTCCGGCTGA
- a CDS encoding TetR/AcrR family transcriptional regulator: protein MPETSLPPSGPGRPKDLAKRQAILDAAKNLFVRNGYASTSMDAVAAEAGVSKLTVYSHFTDKETLFSSAVVARCEEQMPELFFDLHSELPVETLLINIARSFNRLINSPESIELHRLMVTLGTQDPTLSQIFFEAGPQRILQEMERFLARLEKTGELRFDSARTAAEHFLSLIKGTCNFRLLVGCGELPDDASAERHVRDVVGLFMRAYRI, encoded by the coding sequence ATGCCTGAAACCTCATTACCACCCTCCGGCCCCGGCCGCCCCAAGGATCTGGCAAAACGCCAGGCCATTCTCGACGCTGCGAAAAACCTGTTCGTGCGCAACGGTTACGCCAGCACCAGCATGGATGCGGTCGCCGCAGAAGCGGGCGTTTCCAAGCTCACGGTCTACAGCCATTTCACGGATAAAGAGACATTGTTCTCCTCGGCGGTGGTGGCCCGCTGCGAAGAACAGATGCCTGAATTGTTTTTTGATCTGCACAGCGAATTGCCGGTCGAGACGCTGCTGATCAACATTGCCCGCAGCTTCAACAGACTGATCAACAGCCCGGAATCCATCGAGCTGCATCGCTTGATGGTGACCTTGGGCACTCAGGATCCGACGCTGTCGCAGATTTTCTTCGAGGCCGGACCGCAGCGGATTCTTCAGGAAATGGAGCGTTTCCTCGCGCGCCTGGAAAAAACCGGAGAGCTGCGCTTCGACTCGGCAAGGACCGCAGCCGAACATTTCCTGAGCCTGATCAAGGGCACCTGCAACTTCCGCTTGCTGGTGGGCTGCGGCGAGCTGCCGGACGACGCCAGCGCCGAAAGGCATGTGCGGGATGTAGTGGGATTGTTTATGCGGGCTTACCGGATTTAG